In Canis lupus dingo isolate Sandy chromosome 27, ASM325472v2, whole genome shotgun sequence, one genomic interval encodes:
- the LOC112678151 gene encoding olfactory receptor 8S1-like: MAWRNHSTITEFILLGLSDDPYIEALLFVFFLGIYLLTMMGNLMMLLVIRADSRLHTPMYFFLSNLSFLDLCFSSVTVPKLLKDLLSEKRTISVEGCLTQVFFVFITAGTEAFLLSVMAYDRYAAICHPLLYGQVMSTQFCVKLVLISWGLACLNSVVIVFLAINLDFCEAQTIHHYICELPSLFPLSCSDISINVDILICSILLHGLGTFLPIFFSYARIVSTILSISSTSGRSKTFSTCSSHLIAVTLFFGSGLIRYLMPTSGSSLDLLSSLQYSAVTPLLNPLIYSLKNKEVKAAVRRTLGKYLHS, encoded by the coding sequence ATGGCCTGGAGGAACCACAGCACCATCACGGAGTTCATTCTCCTTGGGCTGTCCGACGACCCCTACATCGAAGCTCTGCTCTTTGTGTTCTTCCTGGGGATCTACCTCCTGACTATGATGGGGAACCTGATGATGCTGCTGGTGATCAGGGCTGATTCTCGCCTCCACactcccatgtacttcttcctgagTAACCTGTCCTTCCTAgacctctgcttctcttctgtcaCTGTGCCCAAGCTCCTGAAGGACCTTCTGTCTGAGAAGAGAACCATCTCAGTGGAGGGCTGCCTCACCCAGGTGTTCTTTGTGTTTATCACTGCAGGGACCGAAGCCTTTCTGCTCTcagtgatggcctatgaccgctatgctGCCATCTGCCACCCACTGCTCTATGGCCAGGTGATGAGCACCCAGTTCTGTGTGAAGCTCGTGTTGATCTCATGGGGTCTGGCCTGCCTGAATTCGGTTGTGATTGTGTTCTTGGCTATTAACCTGGACTTCTGTGAGGCCCAAACCATACATCATTACATCTGTGAGctgccctccctcttccctctctcttgctcagaTATTTCTATCAATGTTGACATCTTGATCTGCTCCATCTTACTGCATGGCCTTGGGACCTTCCTCCCAATCTTCTTCTCCTATGCCCGTATTGTCTCCACCATCCTGAGCATCAGCTCTACCTCAGGCAGAAGCAAGACCTTCTCCACCTGCTCTTCCCACCTCATTGCAGTGACTCtgttctttggctcaggtttgatTCGCTACCTTATGCCCACCTCCGGTTCCTCCCTGGATTTGCTCTCCTCCTTGCAGTACAGTGCAGTCACACCCTTGCTGAATCCCCTCATCTACAGCctaaagaataaagaagtgaaGGCAGCTGTGAGAAGGACACTAGGAAAATACCTACACTCTTAG